A genomic stretch from Desulfuromonas thiophila includes:
- a CDS encoding EscU/YscU/HrcU family type III secretion system export apparatus switch protein — MMPPVREDSQGSGVAPLKRAVAIRYDRDQADAPVVVASGQGQVAERIIALAIEAGLPITSDPDLTELLAKIPLGAEIPVELYQAVAEVLAYVYRLNGTSAR; from the coding sequence ATGATGCCCCCGGTGCGTGAAGATTCCCAAGGGAGCGGAGTTGCGCCGCTCAAGCGGGCGGTCGCCATCCGCTACGACCGCGATCAGGCCGATGCGCCGGTGGTGGTGGCCAGCGGTCAGGGCCAGGTGGCCGAACGCATCATTGCCTTGGCGATTGAAGCGGGTTTGCCCATCACCAGCGATCCTGATCTGACTGAGCTGCTGGCCAAGATTCCTCTGGGGGCGGAGATACCCGTGGAACTCTACCAGGCGGTGGCTGAGGTGCTGGCCTATGTTTATCGTCTTAACGGCACGTCAGCGCGCTGA
- the ubiE gene encoding bifunctional demethylmenaquinone methyltransferase/2-methoxy-6-polyprenyl-1,4-benzoquinol methylase UbiE, producing the protein MAVLTDKGRGIRAMFDAIAPRYDLLNRLLSLGIDRRWRRVAVGQLRVPPGGLVLDMAAGTGDVALEIASRTPDSVRIIAEDFTQGMLLAGRPKLAASPYAQRIGLVNASCEAIPHPDGLFDGVTIAFGIRNVVDRAQGLREICRVLKPGGRAVILEFSMPANRFFGALYRFYFNRVLPFVGGLLSQRSAYRYLPDSVAAFPSQQVFKQMMAEAGFSGLYHRDLTFGIATVYVGERPV; encoded by the coding sequence ATGGCTGTACTGACGGACAAGGGGCGCGGTATCCGCGCCATGTTTGACGCCATTGCCCCGCGTTACGATCTGCTCAACCGTTTATTATCCCTTGGAATCGATCGGCGCTGGCGGCGGGTGGCGGTGGGACAGCTGCGGGTGCCGCCCGGCGGCCTGGTTCTGGACATGGCGGCCGGCACCGGTGACGTGGCGCTGGAGATCGCCAGCCGCACGCCGGATTCGGTGCGGATCATCGCTGAGGATTTTACCCAGGGCATGCTGCTGGCGGGTCGCCCCAAGCTGGCTGCCTCGCCTTACGCCCAGCGGATTGGATTGGTCAATGCTTCGTGCGAGGCCATTCCGCATCCGGATGGGTTGTTCGATGGTGTGACCATCGCTTTTGGTATCCGTAATGTGGTAGATCGCGCTCAGGGTTTGCGTGAGATCTGTCGTGTGCTCAAGCCGGGCGGGCGGGCGGTAATACTGGAGTTTTCCATGCCGGCCAATCGGTTTTTTGGGGCCCTTTATCGCTTTTATTTCAACCGCGTGCTGCCCTTTGTGGGTGGACTGCTGTCACAGCGGTCCGCCTATCGCTATCTGCCGGATTCGGTGGCGGCTTTTCCATCTCAGCAGGTCTTTAAGCAGATGATGGCCGAGGCGGGCTTCAGTGGTCTTTACCACCGAGATCTGACCTTTGGCATTGCGACGGTTTACGTCGGCGAACGACCGGTCTGA
- a CDS encoding PilZ domain-containing protein, giving the protein MADFALFKYLEKPALLRVFLLLEDGSKERLEAVARIIAAPYLELKFRPDELPLNRVRIGAKLLLSLDTRVGTVSMYAHIDEITSPRVLRALALETFSYSQQREYFRVNAAIKVVYNRLTPGSATPPLRVPTSSINLSGSGVLVGCENKLPEGELFELGFYLPEQEPFWCTAQLVRLDTKLRGGFEAAFKYLQIEAENRDRLISFCLAEQRRQLRTKVQVAGF; this is encoded by the coding sequence GTGGCGGATTTTGCCCTGTTCAAATATCTCGAAAAGCCCGCTTTGCTGCGGGTATTCCTGCTGCTGGAGGATGGCAGCAAGGAGCGCCTGGAGGCGGTGGCCCGTATTATTGCCGCGCCTTATCTGGAACTGAAGTTTCGCCCTGATGAGTTGCCGTTGAACCGGGTACGCATCGGGGCGAAACTGCTTCTGTCGCTGGACACGCGGGTGGGTACCGTGTCCATGTATGCCCATATCGACGAGATCACCAGCCCGCGGGTGCTGCGCGCGCTGGCGCTGGAAACCTTTTCTTACAGTCAGCAGCGGGAATATTTTCGGGTTAATGCCGCCATCAAGGTGGTGTATAACCGCCTGACCCCGGGCAGTGCCACGCCGCCCTTGCGGGTGCCGACATCCTCGATCAATCTCAGTGGCAGCGGCGTGCTGGTTGGCTGTGAAAACAAGCTGCCCGAGGGCGAGCTGTTTGAGTTGGGCTTCTACCTGCCGGAGCAGGAGCCGTTTTGGTGCACTGCTCAGCTGGTGCGGCTGGATACCAAGCTGCGCGGTGGCTTCGAGGCGGCTTTCAAGTATCTGCAGATCGAAGCGGAAAACCGTGACCGGCTGATTTCCTTCTGTTTGGCTGAACAGCGCCGGCAGTTGCGCACCAAGGTGCAGGTGGCCGGTTTCTGA
- a CDS encoding DUF3971 domain-containing protein yields the protein MTSSQPSRHPVPPRPVRRRFRSLLMTALAIVLCGAAGLVALWHSQSGRLQQLLLDELQQRSGVQLRFASAQLALRGGPGLELRQIELALPALGLRLQSPRLQLHLDGRSLLRGEIHAGRLHLHQPDIYWQPPAAGVTTPVKAAEPVAAAPAPAPTAHLSDQLWQEYQQRLAQLWHHRTPWQHLQIDQGQLRLAGSPWVLQFDRLNLASVQTTGWLQLQAKGHIGRTGQNSSAGRWQLNGQLHANADRDPLRLHVQLDGFDSGQLPAMALAGQPLQPQGAVHLDLDLHSPDPTALALQLRVQPDRPQNIPTLQWGERAPLPLQRVQINGLWQAGQHRLQLRQIELHAGPLQLQASGSWQPDSQQLQLQLHSQPLRLASLQPWLAPATTSPWPAWLDGAQLHCRQLELAGCLRQSLTTLLQRSRWSLQLPAFAAVTAANTALELHIEQQGPHWQLHSNPLRYRTTELDLQGPLQLQLHPADTARQWQLQLDLTAAQLDLARIVRKAPGATASASASLRLPADDLCSHLDALLANRAAAPSGDTSTADWQLQDGRLQLDDLDLRFNGHYRQKHHWQLQLQLPSFALERLARRFDLLELMELRGPVALDYRLRRNASGLHGQGQLRLNGCAIAPARILAPLHQIHGTIHLNDWQAHCDPLDLLLGEGSPLRLRARIADLRAPIADIRTVLTQMPASDLIFNSRQAQLHDLIGHLRIHARGIDFVDARVRLAQGTQARVQGTLLFAGPDMDLNIDADYGNIDEVIALWHDRPVDPPESAPQASLAGPGNSIPPPVPEILPEDETLRLHCHIARGIFRGFSFSDANALLHIQPGQLRLEPLQFHADGGHGDARLIVRLSEPHAHLFVDGRVQRLRAGTIYQQLFDEQGLVSGKLTSAFRLQGPLTGQFRQQALGEVSLQIKDGVLRRFRTLSRAFSLLNVAQLFRFQLPDMAREGMPFKQLGATIQLGEGRLHSENLLIESDAMNLAVAGDYQLAQQELDLLLAISPLGTVDSLLSRVPVAGWLLTGSENKLVTVHFSVSGPVREPEVEMLPLDSVSTKLIDILRRTIDLPTTLIHEPRRLLFNRPDNTTKP from the coding sequence ATGACCAGCTCTCAACCCAGTCGCCATCCCGTCCCCCCCCGCCCGGTGCGACGCCGCTTCCGGTCACTGCTAATGACCGCTCTGGCCATTGTGCTGTGCGGCGCTGCCGGCCTGGTCGCTCTGTGGCACAGCCAGAGCGGCAGACTACAGCAGCTACTGCTGGACGAGTTGCAGCAACGCAGTGGCGTACAGCTGCGTTTTGCCAGTGCCCAGCTGGCCTTGCGCGGCGGCCCCGGTCTTGAACTGCGGCAAATCGAACTGGCCCTGCCGGCACTGGGCCTGAGATTGCAGTCGCCCCGGCTGCAGCTGCACCTGGATGGCCGCTCGCTGCTACGCGGCGAGATCCACGCCGGCCGCCTGCATCTGCACCAGCCGGACATTTACTGGCAACCGCCCGCCGCTGGTGTTACCACCCCGGTCAAGGCCGCCGAGCCAGTGGCTGCTGCGCCAGCGCCCGCTCCGACTGCCCATCTTTCTGACCAGCTTTGGCAGGAATACCAGCAACGACTGGCTCAGCTATGGCACCACCGCACCCCGTGGCAGCACCTGCAAATTGACCAGGGCCAACTGCGACTGGCCGGCAGCCCCTGGGTACTGCAGTTCGATCGGCTCAATCTGGCCTCTGTCCAGACAACGGGGTGGCTGCAACTCCAGGCAAAGGGACACATCGGCCGGACGGGTCAGAACAGCAGCGCCGGCCGCTGGCAACTCAACGGTCAGCTGCACGCCAACGCCGACCGCGACCCGCTGCGCCTGCATGTGCAGCTGGACGGATTCGACAGCGGCCAGCTGCCTGCCATGGCACTGGCCGGACAGCCCCTGCAGCCCCAAGGAGCGGTACATCTCGATCTTGACCTGCACAGCCCCGACCCAACAGCGCTGGCACTTCAATTGCGGGTGCAGCCAGACCGGCCACAGAACATTCCGACCCTGCAATGGGGCGAACGGGCGCCCCTTCCCCTGCAACGGGTGCAGATCAATGGGCTGTGGCAGGCGGGGCAGCACCGGCTGCAGCTGCGCCAGATTGAGCTCCATGCGGGCCCCCTGCAGCTCCAGGCCAGTGGCAGCTGGCAGCCGGACAGCCAGCAACTGCAGCTGCAACTGCACAGCCAACCGCTGAGACTCGCCAGCCTGCAGCCCTGGCTGGCGCCAGCAACCACAAGTCCGTGGCCGGCCTGGCTCGACGGTGCTCAACTGCACTGCCGTCAGCTGGAGTTGGCTGGTTGCCTGCGTCAATCCTTGACAACCCTGCTGCAACGCAGCCGGTGGTCGCTGCAATTGCCGGCGTTCGCCGCCGTTACCGCTGCCAACACGGCGCTTGAGCTGCACATCGAACAGCAGGGACCGCACTGGCAGCTGCACAGCAACCCACTGCGTTACCGCACCACCGAGCTTGACCTGCAAGGCCCCCTACAGTTACAGCTACACCCCGCTGACACAGCACGCCAGTGGCAACTGCAGCTCGACCTGACGGCCGCCCAACTTGACCTGGCCCGGATCGTGCGCAAAGCGCCCGGCGCGACGGCCAGCGCCAGCGCCAGCCTGCGCCTGCCGGCCGATGACCTTTGCTCCCACCTGGATGCGCTGCTGGCGAACCGCGCCGCCGCCCCCTCTGGCGACACCAGCACCGCCGACTGGCAATTACAGGACGGCCGGCTGCAACTTGATGACTTGGATCTGCGCTTCAATGGCCATTACCGCCAGAAACACCATTGGCAGCTGCAGCTGCAGCTGCCCAGCTTCGCTCTGGAACGGCTGGCCCGCCGCTTCGACCTGCTGGAGCTGATGGAACTGCGCGGGCCGGTCGCCCTGGACTACCGTCTGCGCCGGAATGCCAGCGGTCTGCACGGCCAGGGCCAGCTGCGCCTCAATGGCTGCGCCATCGCTCCCGCACGCATTCTGGCACCCCTGCACCAGATTCATGGCACCATTCATCTCAACGACTGGCAGGCCCACTGCGATCCCCTTGATCTGCTGCTGGGTGAAGGGTCACCGTTACGGCTCCGTGCCCGCATCGCCGATCTACGCGCCCCTATCGCCGACATCCGCACGGTTTTAACGCAGATGCCCGCCAGTGACCTGATCTTCAACTCCCGCCAGGCCCAGTTGCACGATCTTATCGGCCATCTGCGCATCCATGCCCGTGGCATCGATTTCGTCGACGCCCGAGTCCGCCTGGCCCAGGGCACACAGGCACGGGTACAGGGCACCCTGCTGTTCGCCGGCCCCGACATGGATCTCAACATTGATGCCGATTATGGCAATATCGACGAGGTCATCGCCCTGTGGCACGACAGGCCCGTCGACCCGCCGGAATCCGCCCCCCAGGCATCACTGGCCGGGCCAGGCAACAGCATCCCTCCTCCCGTCCCGGAAATCCTGCCAGAAGACGAAACCCTGCGGCTGCACTGTCACATCGCTCGCGGCATCTTCCGAGGCTTCAGCTTCAGCGATGCCAACGCCCTGCTGCACATTCAGCCGGGCCAGCTGCGTCTGGAGCCACTGCAATTTCATGCCGATGGCGGTCACGGCGATGCCCGCCTGATCGTGCGCCTGAGCGAGCCCCACGCCCACCTGTTCGTCGATGGCCGCGTTCAGCGCCTGCGCGCCGGCACCATTTACCAGCAACTGTTCGACGAACAGGGACTGGTCAGCGGCAAACTTACCAGTGCCTTTCGCCTGCAGGGCCCCCTGACCGGCCAGTTTCGTCAACAGGCCCTTGGCGAAGTCAGCCTGCAGATCAAGGACGGCGTCCTGCGCCGTTTCCGTACCCTGTCACGTGCCTTCTCCCTTCTCAATGTCGCCCAGCTGTTCCGCTTCCAGTTGCCCGACATGGCCCGCGAAGGCATGCCGTTCAAACAGCTTGGCGCCACCATCCAGCTGGGCGAAGGCCGATTGCACAGCGAAAACCTGCTGATCGAAAGCGATGCCATGAACCTGGCCGTCGCCGGCGATTATCAACTGGCACAGCAGGAACTTGATCTGTTACTGGCGATCAGCCCACTGGGAACCGTCGATAGCCTGCTGTCGCGCGTGCCCGTGGCCGGCTGGTTGCTGACCGGCAGCGAGAACAAACTGGTTACCGTTCATTTCTCTGTCAGTGGCCCGGTGCGCGAGCCCGAAGTTGAAATGCTGCCCCTCGACTCGGTGTCCACCAAACTCATCGACATCCTGCGCCGCACAATCGATCTCCCCACCACCCTCATTCATGAACCGCGCCGGCTGCTGTTCAACCGGCCCGACAACACCACCAAGCCCTGA
- the fliS gene encoding flagellar export chaperone FliS has protein sequence MNAYTQHYQQNQILTASPEQILIMLYDGAIRFTRQAMQGIEGNRPSLKLEGISRAMAIIAELANTLDHEVGGEIAANLDGLYHFMMRELTTARRDNDLDRLKTVEHLLLDLRSTWVEAIAVARQEKAGPSVAAPQTEEPQYRSISAAG, from the coding sequence ATGAATGCCTACACGCAGCACTACCAGCAAAACCAGATTTTGACCGCTTCGCCCGAACAGATTCTCATCATGTTATATGACGGGGCGATTCGTTTCACCCGTCAGGCCATGCAGGGAATCGAGGGCAATCGGCCATCGCTCAAGCTTGAAGGCATCAGCCGCGCCATGGCTATCATTGCCGAGCTGGCCAACACCCTGGATCATGAGGTGGGTGGTGAGATTGCTGCCAATCTCGATGGTTTGTATCATTTTATGATGCGCGAGCTGACGACGGCGCGGCGTGACAACGACCTTGATCGGCTGAAAACGGTGGAGCATCTGTTGCTCGATCTGCGGTCCACCTGGGTTGAGGCTATTGCCGTGGCGCGGCAGGAGAAGGCCGGTCCATCGGTAGCGGCACCTCAAACGGAGGAACCGCAGTACCGATCGATTTCGGCGGCAGGTTAG
- a CDS encoding flagellar hook-length control protein FliK codes for MDVITPVPPPSITLQPVAPTAQAADALQQQLQPYQFIPATIVEQEGGRVLLDLGHQKLWAQARSEIPLPLGTPLRLQVLATQPQLQLQVLPQGLDAHLLRLLPLFNRQVPMGEQLAQLLLPTAQPAGNSALPPALQQPLQLFAALLQGRPASVETATAQAMPGREGGVSPQIPGTQNVASSSPLQPQVAMLLGAEQKVSPVVGQTAPALLRQALAALPPVPVAPGGTLVGLEPAVQVLNTLLQVLEPLASGGASFQGAALAAPKPALLAADEAVARLQQLPETARAELLQLLPQLEAVLPTVLPEHAPGSAELEAARGLLQQLAVLLTGRGASLGPAAAELLPPPAEQLQQLVRMLGLDLEGRLFHGAVEEARASLKGLLLGLQDQLEAGPQKEGVQQLLQQLELLQLCRARLAQDGLIFLPLPFDGLQQGYVLVEEHAADADRSQRRSYSVQLNLRLSQLGDLNVHLLLEGQQLFVRLCCASEDSAAVMRASQAGLERALQPLGLRSLQVALGAQSPEALLVQRLAPQHHSFVDRRV; via the coding sequence ATGGATGTCATCACCCCCGTACCGCCGCCCAGCATCACGCTGCAGCCTGTCGCGCCGACGGCGCAGGCGGCCGATGCCCTACAGCAACAGTTGCAACCCTACCAGTTCATTCCGGCGACCATTGTCGAGCAGGAGGGGGGCCGTGTGCTGCTTGATCTGGGGCATCAGAAGCTCTGGGCTCAGGCGCGCAGTGAGATTCCGCTGCCGCTGGGAACACCTTTGCGCCTGCAGGTGCTGGCGACCCAGCCGCAGTTGCAGCTGCAGGTGTTGCCGCAGGGACTCGATGCTCATCTGCTGCGGTTGTTGCCTCTGTTCAATCGCCAGGTGCCGATGGGTGAGCAACTGGCACAACTGCTGCTTCCGACCGCGCAGCCGGCGGGCAACAGTGCCCTGCCGCCGGCTCTGCAGCAGCCGTTGCAGCTGTTCGCCGCCCTGCTGCAGGGGCGCCCGGCGTCTGTCGAGACAGCGACAGCCCAGGCCATGCCAGGCCGGGAAGGCGGGGTCTCACCGCAGATTCCCGGGACGCAAAATGTCGCGTCGTCGAGCCCGCTTCAGCCCCAGGTCGCGATGCTGTTGGGGGCGGAGCAAAAGGTGTCTCCCGTGGTGGGCCAGACCGCGCCAGCCTTGCTGCGTCAGGCGCTGGCGGCATTGCCCCCGGTGCCAGTGGCGCCGGGCGGGACATTGGTTGGGTTAGAGCCGGCGGTTCAGGTGTTAAACACGCTTTTGCAGGTTCTGGAACCGTTGGCCAGTGGTGGGGCGTCGTTCCAGGGGGCTGCCCTGGCCGCGCCCAAGCCAGCGCTGCTGGCGGCTGACGAGGCCGTGGCACGCTTGCAGCAACTGCCGGAGACGGCGCGTGCCGAGCTGTTACAACTGTTGCCGCAACTGGAAGCGGTCCTGCCGACGGTTTTGCCGGAGCATGCGCCTGGTTCGGCGGAGCTGGAAGCCGCCCGAGGTCTGCTGCAACAGCTGGCGGTGTTGCTGACCGGTCGCGGCGCCAGTCTTGGTCCCGCAGCGGCGGAGTTGCTGCCGCCGCCGGCCGAACAGTTGCAGCAATTGGTGCGGATGCTGGGTCTTGACCTGGAAGGGCGCCTGTTTCATGGCGCGGTTGAAGAGGCGCGCGCCAGCCTGAAGGGGTTGCTGCTGGGGTTGCAGGATCAGCTGGAGGCGGGGCCGCAAAAGGAGGGGGTTCAGCAGCTGTTGCAGCAGCTGGAATTGCTGCAGCTGTGCCGGGCTCGGCTGGCGCAGGATGGCTTGATCTTTTTGCCGTTGCCCTTTGATGGTTTGCAGCAGGGCTACGTTTTGGTGGAGGAGCATGCGGCGGATGCTGACCGATCGCAGCGTCGAAGTTACAGTGTGCAACTGAATCTGCGTTTAAGTCAGCTGGGTGATCTGAACGTGCACCTGCTGCTTGAGGGACAACAGCTGTTTGTGCGATTGTGCTGCGCCAGCGAGGACAGCGCGGCTGTGATGCGCGCCAGCCAAGCCGGTCTGGAACGGGCGCTGCAGCCTCTCGGCCTGCGTTCGTTGCAGGTGGCGCTGGGCGCGCAGTCGCCTGAGGCGCTGCTGGTGCAGCGCTTGGCGCCGCAACACCATTCCTTTGTGGACCGGCGGGTGTGA